The DNA window TTTCAATTTTCCAATCGATGCTTTTACTGAAGACGAGTCTTTTCTCGAAGTTTACCGGACGTCCATGAAAGAAATCATTGATTTTTTTAAACCGGATGTCATCTTGACACAGAATGGGGCAGATGCCCATTATTTGGACCCTCTGACCCACTTATACGGCACGATGAATATTTACAAGGAAATACCCCGGATTGCTCACGAACTCGCTCATGAGTATTGTGAAGGCCGCTGGATAGCTGTTGGTGGTGGCGGCTATGATATTTGGCGTGTAGTTCCACGTGCTTGGTCGTTAGTTTGGATGGAAATGAATAATTTTCCTATACCTTCTGGGAAATTACCCGAGTCGTGGACCGCGAAATGGCAGCCAGAGTCGCCAGTTAAGTTGATCGATACGTGGGAAGATCCACCGAACTTGTACAAAGCCATACCACGTAAAGCAGAGATTACCGACAAGAATCTGCAGATGTTGAATAAGGCTTTGTATATGATTCGTAACAAATGATGAGGTATTCGTTTCCCCTACTGAACAACAAAACCCTTGTGCAGATCATTTGATCCGCACAAGGGTTTTGTTTGTTTATAGCAATGAAGTTTTAAAAACTTAATCGTTTTTAGTCGATTGTCTTTCTTCAATTCGGTATGGGAGAATAACTTGCTGTTCTTCGATTTCTTCGTTGTTCATATATTTTGTTAACAAACGCATTGATACCGCTCCAATGTCGTAAAGCGGGAAAGCGACTGCTGTTAACGTTGGACGTGCCATACGTGACAGTTTGGAATTTTCGTAGCTAATAACTTCTGCATCCCTTGGAATCTTTCGGCCTTGCTCTTCTAATCCATGAATGACTCCGATTGACATTTCGTCGTTCCCTACAAAATAGGCAGTCGGCTCGGCAGTCGCTAAAATTTTGACAGCCTCAATGCCCTCATCATAAGAGTTGTTGCATTCAACGACCAGTTTTTCATCGTAAGCAATCCCTGCATCTGCTAATGCTTCTTTATAAGCTTTTAACTTATATTCCTTGTTAATCATCGAAGTCATTGGCCCTGAAATAAGCGCAATTTTCTTATGACCATTATCAATGAACTTCTTAACAACTTCGTAGGCAGCACCATAATAATCAATATTAACCGAAGCAATTGCTGCTGATTCATCAATTGAACCAGCCAGGACGATTGGAGTTGGAGAACGCTCCATTTCTTTGAGAAGTTCAGGTGAGATGACATCACTCATGAAAACAATTCCATCTACTTGTTTTCCGAGCATTGTTTCCAATAGCTGAAGTTCCTTATTTTCGTTCTGATCTGAGTTGGATAAAATAATATTGTAACGGTACATTGTCGCGATATCTTCAATTCCACGGGCTAGTTCAGCGTACATGCTATTGGAAATATCGGGTATAATGACGCCGACCGTCGTTGTTTTTTTACTTGCAAGTCCACGAGCCACAGCATTTGGACGATAGCCTAATTCTTCTATCACTTTTAATACTTTCTTCCTTGTGGCAGGTTTGACGTTTTGATTAGCATTTACTACACGTGACACAGTAGCCATAGAAACGTTCGCCTCTCTTGCCACATCATATATCGTAACGGTCATTGTGCACCCTCCTTTTCCAGTCTTTCTATAATCATACGACAAAAACTTCAACAATATCAACTAAAAAAAAGAAAAGCCGAAGAAACTCCGGCTTTTCATGTTTATACTTTCATTTCGTACTGTTTCATGAATTTCATTAATGCATCGTAGTATTCATCAAATTGACCTAAATCCATTTGCTGTTGAGCATCAGATAATGCTACTGCTGGATCTGGATGAACTTCAGCCATTACGCCATCCGCTCCAATTGCGATAGCCGCTTTAGCAGCTGGAAGCAATAAGTCACGACGACCTGTTGAGTGAGT is part of the Planococcus kocurii genome and encodes:
- the ccpA gene encoding catabolite control protein A; the encoded protein is MTVTIYDVAREANVSMATVSRVVNANQNVKPATRKKVLKVIEELGYRPNAVARGLASKKTTTVGVIIPDISNSMYAELARGIEDIATMYRYNIILSNSDQNENKELQLLETMLGKQVDGIVFMSDVISPELLKEMERSPTPIVLAGSIDESAAIASVNIDYYGAAYEVVKKFIDNGHKKIALISGPMTSMINKEYKLKAYKEALADAGIAYDEKLVVECNNSYDEGIEAVKILATAEPTAYFVGNDEMSIGVIHGLEEQGRKIPRDAEVISYENSKLSRMARPTLTAVAFPLYDIGAVSMRLLTKYMNNEEIEEQQVILPYRIEERQSTKND